The nucleotide sequence GAATAATCAAATATGACcgaaatgattaaaaaaaaaacaacaagatTAGTCAATATTATTAAGAAGACTAATGTAGTAAATTTTGGCGGGTAACCTAACTAACCAACTGCATATCAAATTGTACCGGCCACACTACCCTTCTCTCTGTTTTCCACAGTGCACCCAAATTCAAGTTATTCAATCATGGAGTTTTCTTCTTCATCGTTGCCCATTCTACCCTGCAATTTCCATTTCCTCTCCGCCGCTGATCCGCCGTACAAACTCCTCCAAACCCATCCATCTCTCACCCTTCTCTCCAAATGCAAAAGCATCCAAAGCCTCAAACAAGTCCACACACACATCACCAAAACCGGCCTCCACAGCATACACTTTTCCCTGAGCAAGATCATCGAGTTTAGCACCGTTTTGCTCTTTGGTGACCTCTCTTATGCCCTCTCAGTCTTCGAATCCATCGAGAACCCCAGTCATGTTATTTGCAACACGATTATTCGGGGTCATTCTTGAGCTCCAAGCCGATAGAGGCCATGGAATTCTATCTGCGGATGATCCTTTCGGGAGCGGAGTTCTTATGCGTTCCCTTTTCCTTTCAAATCTTGGGCAAAATATGTGGCGAGCCAGCCATGAAGGCAAACAGATCCATGGACATTTTTTGAAGCTTGGACTTGGCTCCGATGCCTTTGGACTTGAAATGGATAATGCACGTTTATAAAAGTCTTCTGAGAGATGCTGTTTCATTTACGGCACTAATCAGCGGCTATGTATCAAGGGGTTCTATGGATGATGCTCGTTTTCTGTTTGATTACCTGTGAGAGACGTGGTGTCTTGGAACGCCATGATTTCGGGCTACGCTCAAAGTGGCCTGTTTGAAGAGGCATTGGCTTTGTTTGTGGAGATGCTGAAAGCAAATACCTCGCACAATGAGAGTATTATGGTTACGGTGCTTTCTGCTTGCGCTCAATCGGAATCTCTCGAATAGGGCAAATGGGCTGCGTCTTTGATTGAGGATTATGGACTTGGTTCAAATCTTCACCTCGTCAGTGCACTTAATAATATGTACTCAAGGTGTGGGGCATTCAACATAGCTCGGGGTTTATTTGATGGTTTGCTGCAAAGGGATGTAATTTCAAGTAATGTAATGATCTGTGGTTATACACATAAGAGCCACTGCAAAAGAGGCCTTGATGCTCTTTCGGTTGATGCTTCAATCAAATACAGAGCCTAATGATGTCACATTCTTAGGCAGTCTTCCAACTTGTGATCATTTAGGAGCTCTTGATCTTGACAAGTGGATTCATGCTTATATAGATGAGAACTTCCAGAGTTTTACCAATACCTCCCTCTGGACGAGCCTTGTCGGCATGTAAGCAAAATGCAGAAACATCGAGGCAGCAAAGCAAGTCTTTAATGGTATGGAAGCCAAAGCTTTGCTTCTTAAAATGGGATGCGCATGCAACCCTTGATCTTTTCTCGAAAATGGAGGATGAAGGATTTAAAACAAATGCTACCACATTTGTGGGAGTTCTATCTGCTTGTAACCATGGTGGTCTTGTAAACCTTGGACGCCAATACTTCAGCTCCATGACCACGGATTATCATATTTCACCAGAACAGCATTACTATGGACGCATGAAAGATCTTCTAGGGCTAGCCGGGTTATTTGATGAAGGTCTTCATGAAGAGCATGGAAATAAAGCCAGATAGTGTTGTGTTGGGTTCTCTGCTTGGAGCTTGTAGACTCTACAGGGGGGGTGGAGCTGCGTGAATATGTTGCCAAACATCTGTTCGAATTGGAGCCTGAAAATGCCAGGTCTTATGTTCTGCTATCAAATATCTATGCAGGAGCTGGCAGGTGGGATGATATGGAAAGAATAAGAACGTCCAGGCTGAATGACTTGGGAATCAAGAAAGTTCCTGGCTCTACCTCTATTGAGGTCGATAATGTTGTTCATGAGTGTCTCGTAAGTGACAAATCGCACCCCTTAAGCAAAGAAATCTACGAGATGCTGGAAGAAATCGACAGGCGTTTGTATACGGCTGGATTTGTGCCAGATACATCGGAGGTGCTCTACGACATAGATGAGGAGTGGAAGGAAGTGGCTTTTAGTCATCACAGTGACAAGTTGGCCATCGCTTTCGGTTTGATCAGCACGAAGGCAGGCACAACGATTCGAATCGTAAAGAATCTTCGTGTTTCTGGAAATTGCCATTCAGCTGAAAAGCTGATATCCAAGATTTTTAATAGGGAGATTATTGCAAGAGATGGCAACCGTTTCCACCATGTTAGAGATGCTTCTTGTCCATGTAATGTCAATTGTTGAAAACCACTTGTACATTTTATAAAGGGAGACTTTAGATGCGGTCCTTAGCTATGAATAttcttttattaaaactttgttggtttttaatttttgatcgagATCCCTGAAatcaatgtgataatttatttctatgtacgttactatattttttaaattaaaaattagaaattttagttgtttatataaatgagattttaaataataaaaaaaccataatttgtgggattaaaaatattaaaatataaatatattattttgtgtgtgtgtgtgcatatatatatatatataaacaagggtacattcatcaaaattaaccaaataaattattgtatcaaaacatgggtacattcttcaaaatcacaaaaaaaaaaaaaaaaaaaagaagatattatgcttaataacattagtaaatttcttcgattaaacttgacatggatatattttaaaatcaaagaaaaaataatgtacctttaaaaatggattaaaaaaattgaatatattttatataaaaaaaagggtacattttacatgtaacaaattggtatatttaaaaatgagtacattttaagattaaaaagttttacatgaataggtacatataattagcatgggtacatttagcaaaaaaaaatatatatatatatatatatatgtgtgtgtgtgtacaaatacaaataaactttaaaaaatatgggcacaaagagaaattaatatatgggtacaaattaaaagtgaaaagaaaattggtacaaattaaaaaagaattataaattaaaaatgggtacacactaaaactaaaaatatatgataaaaaatttagtcataaatataaatatactaattgtaacatttttaacatgaaatgaatatatttagaaataaaaaatattttattattgaaataattaatgatgttattaatacccaaggtctttgatcaaaaattgaaaatgaataggattttaatcaatggaatataaaaaagaaggatgagaacctaatttctccttttaTAAATATGCTTAGGCCATTAATTTGGAAAAACAAGGGCCATTTTAAATAGGGAAGTTTAACAAAACACAGTActtttcacttttaacgaaaaaccacatttatatattttcctggtactatttactatacctttaaaaatgattttttattaaaagaaaagtttttttaaaatttttcgtTAATTGGTCTTAATTATTACAGCAAGATAAATTTTTTCGGGTACCGGGTAACCCAGTTGAGTTGGTGTTCCTAACGAATAGAAGCTTGACAAGTAATTATCCATGTTTTGAATTAAGAAAATGTCAAACTAGCacttattttttggttaatCAAAATTCTAATTTACCCCAAACCCTAGCAGAAATTGAGAATAATCACCCTCAGCACCAGCCACCCAGCGCCGCCAAGAACTTAGCCAAGACAATCACCCACCTCAATCGAAGCTGATATTTTTCACTGGAGAATGTCAAAgctgatatttttttattggagaCTGATCGACGACACTCCGACCTTCAAATTAGATGTCGCTGACCTCTGATGGAAACGTGAGGGTGGTCGCGGGCAATTTCTAGGATCTTTCTCCGGCGTAAGGGAGGAGTACaatgaaaaattggaagacgaggagatagaaggagagagagagagagagagagagagagatagtgaCGGCGAGGGGAAGCGGAGATGGGTGGGGGTGGGTGAAGGTCGGAGACTCGGGACGACAATCTGGGTTCAACGGTCTTGtttaactttttatgttttttttttttatataattattttctgaaaaaaaattgttagggACTAACTAGGCAGATAATAATTCAAGTGCCAACATGTGCAATACAAAAAGAAGATGATCAGGTGTCGGGTGTCCATTGGTGGGGAACACCGGTTGTCTTGAGTCAGATTTACTGTATAAATTTTAGAATGTCATTGTGGTTGGtttgaaacaaataaaatttgaagactaaaattgcaaactaaataatgtgtcaccaataaaagtGAGCACGTTCATCAACGCTTaactaataaatcaatcattaactttcatatcatttagtttccaaaatttagttttcctagcattactcttttaacaatagggaattgttattagcactctaaaaatctcattctacactccaaactttctatattaggaaagaaaaatacacttgtgaggagtatagaatgagatttttgaagtgccaataacacttctctaacAATATACCATCTAAATTCAGTTTCTATCCACAATTTCATTAAGATTGAAAACCCGAAATTTAGTACATATATAAAGTGCTACAAGATTGAAAACCCATctctatttattatttatattcaagATGATGGGTTCATCTAGCAAACCATACGACAACAGGAACTTAAACCCTAGTTAGTGATGGACTCATGCTTCATGGTGAGCCACTTGATTGAATGAGTTCCTTCTTGCCGTTGCCAAAACAGTCTTGTCAGCCACGATGAAGTATGCCATTCCAGCCACTGCCATCAAGTTAACAATATTTGAATTCAATATATAAACTAATTATGATTACAGTTAGGAAGAAATTAATAGCTTTTAAAGAAGATTATGATGTTGAGAATTAGGGCAAGGATTAAAGAAAACCTGTAGAGATTATGAGGGCCTGAGCAGTGGGGTTGAGATTGGCTCTTGCCCAAGGCAGCATCCTCACACTAGCCAGCTACATATAAAGTATAGAAATTAGATGTAAACCCCAAAAAAGTAGTTTCTACGAGCCCTTGTAATATAGGGAGAGGCTACAATAGTCCGGAATATTGTGTACTCCGGCACTTAGTGCCCACAGATTCAATTGAATGGTTGTTTAATCTTTTGGATAATTGTTAGACTAGATCTAAGCATTTTAAATGGCGGAATATTCAATATTTCTGAAGTATTGTAAATTTTTCGTATATACAATGAGGTTGAAAACTTACAGTTGGAATGGCTGTGGCAATGGTAGCAACAACAGCTGCCTTAGCTCCTGCTTTTACACCCTCTATTTATCAATTAAGACAAGAAAAAAGGATTACACTTTCAGAAGAAATTCTAAGGATGAAttactaaaaaataaatgaaaattaatattataaataaataaaaatcttgGGATACAAGGCTATGAGTGTGGTCCCCAGTTGAAAAAAGTCCTTCGTGTGCAATTTAGTATTTAGCAGCAAGATGACAATAAAAAACAATCTTAATCACATAATTAGCATATATTGCAGATTCAGTCTCCAACGAATGGTAAGAGTTAATACTATCAATGCATATATATCAAGTTGGTCAAAAAGAAAAGTATCTTAGCTATTCAGAGTTGTATTAATTTGTGTCTATACCTCGTCACTTAAACTAGTCACGTTATGAGAAAGATGAATAAAATAAGATATACCACCAGTTACAAAACTGACTTATTACTGAAATAGgagacaaaaaagaagaaacatgAGCATACCGCGAGAGCAGTGCTTAGCCAAGGCCAACTGGTCAATTGAGGTCTTCTCATAGGGAGACTGAGGCAGATTTCTTGCCATTGTTAGAGACTAGCTGGTAGTAAATTGGTAACTGAATAAATGGTAAGTTTAAGAAGTCGGAAGTGAATGAGAAGGTTTTTCTGAATCTTATGGATGAATTAGAGTGTTGGATTTTGGGTAGATATTTATAAGGATTTTGGTGCATCAGCTGGTCGAGACTGGGTGGGTACAGGTGTCGTGAGAGTGTTAGATGGTTTCACTGAATCCCGGGGTCTGAGCCACTTGTTATTAGTTTCATCATTggttctcaattttttttttttttttgggaaactttaacgaaaatcggtagtgtttattttaacgaaaaatcatatttttacactaaaaagttaattctAATGCTATTCATTTTAtcgtttattttgttcttatcgttaaaacttaaaattttcaaatatttttcattagtttttttatttatttatttatttttttgggttatggttggtttgtttctttttctcttaCTCCCCCAAATACCCTTGGTCTGTCAGGGATACTTAGATGATCCAAATGATATTGGAGGGTATCAGTGTAAATTCAATGTATTCATGGAGATTCGATGAGGTGAAGGGGCTTTGAGATCTGCACCTTATCCATTTGGTGTTAGCATAAGGTGACACACGAATCTAAAAATATGACTTATTTTTCCAGTTTTGCACCTTATGCTAATAGatctaattataattattacaaAAATTCGACTTGAAAATAgagtttcaactttcaactgTCGAAAACATAATACATAGCACGTTTTAAGAGAGCTGTTACTCTCATCCTAAAAGATTCTTACAATTTTCTATTAAGTACATTTTCTCgttttattttacatatttaaAGTGTAGATGACTTTTGTGCATCACTCAAGTCACTATCTCTATCTCACAGGAAATTGCTACTGGTTTGGGCAAAGCTGCCCAAAAACCATGGGTGCACAAAAGGGCTTTGGTTCCACATGCAAATCAATTGTTCATTAGATTAGGACAAGTGTCCCAAAAGCAGGAGCTAAGATCATCAAGTGATCTTCTGTTGCAGGCTAGCATTCAAAATGTTGGAATATGGGTTTTGATATTTTTTCACGAGTTGCTGGTTTTTTCCTTGAGTGGGCGGCCAGTGGTCTGGTTTCATAAGTCGTCCGTCTTTGCACCGCCAAAAGGCAGTGCACAGTAGCCACTGTGGGGTGGTAGTGGTTTCAACTTCCATCCGACGGAGATAATATTTACTTGTAATAAAGCAGAGGCAGTACGTAGCATAGAAAATCGAGCTACCAACTCAATCTACCTCATCATCAAACTCAATGgccaataaaaataataaaaacaaacccCTGTATCAAGTGAGATACTTTTTTATAACTACTGTGATTGAGAATGTCAATATAACATACAGCATTTCAAGCCAATTACATACAGTTAGACTTCACCTACAGAAAAAAGTTTCTTCACAAACGCATCCATGTCTTTTTCTCTCTCACGCATAGCCAATCACGTCAGGAAAAATGTAGACATACATTGTTTTACACCCGTAAGATGAAAGATGTAGCCCCCATTAACATAGTGCTCATAATTGGTAAAGTAGTTAAAGGTAAAAAGATTCTTAGTTTGATTCTTTTGAAACAATTAGGGTTGATTAATGTTGATTTTTTTGTCTTAATATCAACAACGTACCAAGTCGACTAAGGGTTTAGGTAGCTCagtttgtatttgtttattcaaaatttctGTGTTTCTGGTCAACCCCCAAAATAGTAGCctatgaaaatgaaaatgtgaaaGCAACAGCTAGCAGTTCAGCGTTCTCATAAATTTATATTGTAAACCACACAATTTTGAATTTAGTTTACCAAATATTTGTTCTTTTGGCCAATGATAGTACCCATTTCCCTGGTTTATAAATTAGCCAGCTAGAAGTTTCCAAACTGGCCCTTTGCTTTCAATATATCCAGTTAATTAGGCCTGAGCAGATACAAAATCGTTCTTGTCAAAGATttgcatgaaacttaaacaatcgCCATGCACAAGCCCGAAAAGCAAACAGATCGAGGTGACCATATAAAATTCATGAGTATATATTATAACTTCTCATTTGGTAAAAAACCTGAAGAAGTCATACAAATACAACACTTTGAGAGGCTTTAGACCTAATTTAAAGAAATAATGAAAGAGACAGATAGGTATCCTCGCCATAGCTTAACATTGCCTCTTTTCTGCTTACGAATGAAGAGGAATAGAAGTTGCTTGTGCTCGTATTGCTAAAATATAGTGATCTCCCCATCACTTAAACCTTTATTGACGCCTTCATGCATATACCGTACGTTGACTTGGAGGCTTAAGTACTGCAGTTCCCTCTCAAAAGCTTTATAAAATTTGCATTCATAAATTAATGCTGAAAATTTAGTACATAAACACTCTAGTGCTATTAGATATTGAAACCCAtctctatttatttatatttaaagaTATGGGTTCACAGGCATGCAGCAACAGGAGCATAAACCCTAGTTAGTTAGTGATTAATTCATGCTTCATGGCGAGCCACTTGATTGAATGAGTTCCTTCTTGCAGTTGCCAAAATAGTCTTGTCAGCCACAATGAAATATGCCATTCCAGCCACTGCACGCCAtcaaattaacaatattttctttcaattataaACTAGTTATAATGATATTTAAGGCAGTAATTAATAAGTTTTTAAGAAGATTATGATGTGGAAAATTAGGGAAAGGATTGAAGAAAACCTGTGGAGATTATGAGGGCCTGAGCAGTGGGATTGAGATTGGCTCTTGCCCAAGGTAGCATCCTCACACTAGCCAGCTGCATATATTTAAGCACATACAAAATTTGATGTAAACCCTAAAACAGTATAACTTTAAATTTATGGAGCCTGAAATATGATGAGATTGAAAACCTACAGTTGGAATAGCAGTGGCAATGGTGGCAACAACAGCTGCCTTAGCTCCTGCTTTTGCACCCTCTGTTTATCCAATTAACAGTGAAAAATAATTACAGTCCCAGAAGAAATTGTAAAAGTGAATTACTTAAGtataaagaaaagaagattaaataaaaatcttaGGATATATGGCTATGAGTATGGTCCCCCACTAGAAAAGGGAAATGAATTCTCTCCTGAGCATCTGCTCAGGATCCTAATGATCCACATACAAAGGCCGTCgaacgactacaattattataactttaaaagatCCTCTTGTTTGTAATCGTTAGATTAGCAGATGCTCAAGAGAGAATCCATTTCCATGAAAAAGGAAGCCCTATATACTTTATCCATTTTCAGAAGAAAAAGGCCATTTACatgaaataatacaaaatcTTAATCACATAATTAGCATATCAGTTTTCAGACTGCAACTGTATAGCAGCTCATTGGCTCAAGGTCATGATGCTTAACATCATGAATCACCACACAACAAATTCAAAAACCATATTAATATAAATTTAGCCAATAATTAAAGGAAcagttattagcactctaaaaatctcattctacattcctcacaagtgtatttttttttccaattatagaaaatttagagtgcaaagtaagatttttggagtgccaataataattctcataattaataataaaaaaattaataaaatgcatATATAAATCAAGTTGGTCAAAGGGAAAAAGTATTTTTGTTACTCCATGTTGTATTACTTTGTCTTTACTTCCCTTATCATGCAATGTATTTGTTGCATGAgaagagatgaagaaattaaaagagAGATATGATTGCAACggaaccaaaaagaaaagaaaacataagCATACCATGAGAACAACGCTTAGCCATGGCTAGTTTGTCAATTGAGGCCTTCTCAAAGGGAGACTGAGCCATGTTTTTTGCCATTGTAGGAGAATAACTAGCTAGTTGTAAAAAATGGGTACTTGAAGAAATTCGAAGCGAATGAATGAGGTTTCTGAAACACTGGATGAACTGAAATGTTGGACTTGGGTGGATATTTATAAGGATTCAGGAAGCACAGGTGTTGTGAGGGAGTTAGATGGTTTCACTGAATTCTGGGGTCAGAATCACTTGTTTTCAGTTTCACCTTTGGTTGTTGGTTGGTTAGTTGGTTCTTTGGCTTTTGTTTCTCAAAGTGCCCATGGTTTTGTCTGGGATATTGGGTAAACCAAATGATGGTTGAGGATACCAATGTGAACTAAGTACGGAGAGAGACTAATTTATTTCTTTACAATTATGTAtgagaattattattagcactccaaaaatcttattttacactctttacaagtgtatttttctttctaattatagaaagtttgaagtgccaaatgaaaattttgaaatgctaataacgaTTCCCTTATATATTTgacaaataatatatttttaaacatgtaataaatatttattagacGGTATTGTAACTAAATTTTTGTTACATAAAAAGTGtaatgcttttttcttttttttgaactattattagcactccaaaaatctcattatatacttctcacaagtgtatttttctttctaattataaaaagctTGGAGTGCCacatgagatttttggagtgctaataacaattcttttttttttctctttttaaaaagCGGTCCAACTCTTTTCACTGTAAAGCAACATTCTATATTCACAACGTGTCTCAAACAAGAGaaataaacaaacataaaactattcatatatatatatatattaacgaTATGTTCTCTATGGTAACTGGGTTCATGAATTATGGTCAACAAACAGTACGAGCTACAAGGTACATTGGTCAAAGTTTCATGATTACTGATGGCAAACCACGGTTATTCACCCCTTACGGATCCAAAGAGGCTATGAGGAATTTCACCATGTCCGTGGCCACAGTCAAGACTCACCAGCTTGAAGATCGAACCCCAGAcctcttacattttttttttgtttattggggaGCTGCAGTCTACGTCCTTACCACTAGGCCACTTGTTGTGGTTGAAAAAGCATAATGTTaggtaaactaaatttgtagatataaatatacaaactaaatgattaattcccaataagaaataatatcgttaatcaacgcttaaataattcaatcattaactttcgtatcatttagtttacaaaatttagtttacaaatttagtatctctagcattaccttatataaaataaaaataaaaataaaaataaatctcTCTCCAGGTGAAAGGTTTTTGAGATCTACAATGCTTAATTAAAGCATCGAGCCTCTCCAACAACCTCCATAAATATAACTCTTCAAATATGAGTTTGTTGACCTACGTGGCaatttaaagagaaaaattTGCCACTCCACAATTTTGTTACTGTATAGATTttgatattatattatatattatatagtaCCTAATATGAAACAAGTGGTCTTacgtttttttgttgttttgtaatAGAGGTGTTGAGAAAAGACacattattatattaaaaagaTCGTTTAAAGACTTGGTTAGAAACTCTTTAAATCTAGAAAGTGTCGTACAAGTCCTAAATTTGAAATTGAGTAACAACTCTCTTAGAACAAGGAAATCCTACGGGCTAATTTACatatttagttaaaaaaataaatttaacaatTTTGCTGGAGATGCTCTTATATTAACCATTTGATGTTACTAAGATGACCCACGAACCTAAATAAGACTTATTTTCTAAGTATTgcatgttattttatttaaatcatCTTCAACCttgagttaaaacttaaaatttttaaccagaaaattaagttttaatttagaaacagtttttctgttCAAACTCTTCtaaagttaaatttttagcccgagattattaaaagaatgaatttaaaaattaaaaaaaaaatcttatagtaactttaaaaaaaaaaattatgtagactacctaatttaattttatgaacattttgatctaaaaatatttagattccgataaatattgaaaaatcactaaactaaGACCATAAAACTCGTGGAACatgatgaaagaatatgaaacatatgaaagattttttttaattatttaaccaTTGAGTTTAaatgtggaccgttagattttttttttttttttttttttaagtgttggATTTAATCATATGAGAGCTTAGCAGTTGgatttaataataaaactaaaaaacaatacacATGTATGGTGAACCAGTCTACTAACCTAGGAgaaattttggacgaaatttacttcaaaaatgagttttgagttaaaactcatatttaacCCAAGAATTTAAGCAAGTTAAGATAAGTTTAGAacctaaattttgaattttactaTTCCACCTTTTATGAAATTCACTTTCTCTTGAGTTGGGAGTGAAATTGTAACTGGTTTGGGACAAAGCTGCCCCAAAACCATGGGTTTGCCCTTGTGCTTTGGTTCCATACGCACTTCAATAGTTGATGAGATTGAGACAGGTGTCCTAAAAGCAAGGGTTGAGATCACCAGGTGATCTGCTGTTGCAGACAGTATTCAAAAAATCCTGGATAGGGTTTCTCTTTTCCAGTCCATGGTTTTCCCTTGAGTGGGTCGCCAGTGTCTGGTTTCATATGTTGTCTGTCTTTGCACCGTCACAAGTCTGAGAGATTCCGTCACAAGTCTGAGAGATTCTATTGTGCGACCGAGGAAATGTCATCTTGTATCTACATCTACCTTTCATAACGtgtttcataaaattaaaactgTGAATATATACAAAGCCAGTATCATCAATTCGATGTAAGAATTTCTCTTACAAATCCATACGTGCTAAATAGCGACTATGGGTAGGTTTTGTGTATCTTTCATTTGGTGGAGAAAAATATTACTTGTAGTGTTATCTTAtcttattaaattattacttttttGACCGCATAAAACTCAAATACAATAAAAACTGAACGTCGTGAGAGAGACTTATCCATCACAAAGGAACTGATATTTCTTTTATCACATGATCGGTCACCTAAAAGAAAGATTGTTTTAATGCTTTTCCATTTCAAACGTTAATCAAGTGGCTAAAGGTAGGTGAAGGAGTTAAAGATATATTGTTAATGAAAAAGTAGTTAAAGATAAAAAGATTCTTTCATTTATTTGCTTTAGTACCCAATTAACAGTTGATATTATTTTGATCAATATTCACAGTTGATTAATGTTGATATTTTTGCCATATAATGGTCAATGTACCATGTCGACTAACCAATCACTTCAGAAATATGCCTGACTAGCTGAGCTAACTCAATTTGTATATTTGTTTATTCAAAGTGTTTTGTCTTCCCCAATATAGTAGCCTGTGAACATGAAAATATTGGAAAGCAATAGTTGTTCAGCGTTACCTTAAAACTTtaattacat is from Pyrus communis chromosome 10, drPyrComm1.1, whole genome shotgun sequence and encodes:
- the LOC137746490 gene encoding early nodulin-93-like; this translates as MAKNMAQSPFEKASIDKLAMAKRCSHEGAKAGAKAAVVATIATAIPTLASVRMLPWARANLNPTAQALIISTVAGMAYFIVADKTILATARRNSFNQVARHEA
- the LOC137746491 gene encoding early nodulin-93-like codes for the protein MARNLPQSPYEKTSIDQLALAKHCSREGVKAGAKAAVVATIATAIPTLASVRMLPWARANLNPTAQALIISTVAGMAYFIVADKTVLATARRNSFNQVAHHEA